A genomic window from Streptomyces brevispora includes:
- a CDS encoding PP2C family protein-serine/threonine phosphatase: protein MLDIASLVRVHVDALIVAQNGMGVCDAIRRKTPVGKQATMSAPHLPKVAGIDPTVPVSTHTDGPLTEVPAAPGAFIQDRLAGWVSELTTLHELTERLAGTSTLDDALHELLEAGAALVGARRGLIAFQPSDRRGPVSTIGLGLARAELGQIETVPRSATSYGRILEGLPGAEGPLATPDLLGDTGLDPRRREVAARLGYAASYALPITTARTGRLAAAVWFYDEPAEPLERQRHLVGMYAGYAAEHLARLLELERARTDVATVTEELLPSRLPRVPGVELAVRHHTAPQGGNDWYDALALPEGALGLAVGSVSDSGPTALATMGRLRASLRAYAVMEGEDPVAVLSDLELLLRLTEPTRSATALFAYCEPTRRRIVLAGAGHTPPLIVGDRRTEYVETTLSAPLGMLACWEAPSVEVAPAPGETVLLYTDGLLRRAGDSMDRAFARLHSAAASVPKALRHDAGSVADHVLRTVLPDGPEQGDGTEDVVLLAARFD from the coding sequence ATGCTGGACATCGCCTCGCTTGTGCGTGTACATGTGGATGCATTGATAGTGGCGCAGAATGGCATGGGAGTTTGCGATGCTATTCGACGAAAAACACCAGTCGGAAAGCAGGCGACCATGAGCGCCCCACACCTGCCGAAAGTGGCTGGAATCGATCCCACAGTTCCGGTTTCGACGCACACTGACGGGCCTCTCACAGAGGTGCCCGCCGCGCCCGGCGCCTTCATCCAGGACCGTCTGGCGGGCTGGGTCTCCGAGCTCACCACGCTGCACGAGCTCACCGAGCGGCTGGCCGGTACCAGCACTCTGGACGACGCACTTCACGAACTGCTCGAAGCCGGTGCCGCTCTGGTGGGAGCCCGCCGCGGGCTGATCGCGTTCCAACCGTCCGACCGCCGCGGCCCCGTCAGCACCATCGGCCTCGGACTGGCCCGCGCGGAACTCGGCCAGATCGAGACGGTGCCCCGCAGCGCCACGTCCTACGGGCGCATCCTGGAAGGTCTGCCCGGCGCCGAAGGCCCGCTGGCCACCCCCGACCTGCTCGGCGACACCGGCCTGGACCCCCGCAGGCGCGAGGTGGCCGCCCGACTCGGCTACGCCGCCAGCTACGCACTGCCGATCACCACCGCCCGGACCGGCCGGCTCGCCGCCGCCGTCTGGTTCTACGACGAACCCGCCGAGCCGCTGGAGCGCCAGCGCCACCTGGTCGGCATGTACGCCGGGTACGCCGCCGAGCACCTGGCCCGGCTGCTGGAACTGGAACGGGCCAGGACCGATGTCGCCACCGTCACCGAGGAGCTCCTGCCCAGCCGGCTGCCCCGGGTCCCCGGCGTGGAGTTGGCCGTACGCCATCACACCGCACCGCAGGGCGGCAACGACTGGTACGACGCGCTGGCACTCCCGGAGGGCGCGCTCGGCCTCGCCGTCGGCTCGGTGAGCGACTCCGGGCCGACCGCCCTGGCCACGATGGGGCGGCTGCGCGCCAGTCTGCGGGCGTACGCGGTGATGGAGGGCGAGGACCCGGTCGCCGTACTCTCCGATCTTGAGCTCCTGCTGCGGCTGACCGAGCCGACCCGTTCCGCGACCGCGCTCTTCGCCTACTGCGAGCCCACCCGCCGCAGGATCGTGCTGGCCGGGGCCGGTCACACCCCGCCGCTGATCGTCGGCGACCGGCGTACCGAGTACGTCGAGACCACCCTGTCCGCGCCGCTGGGCATGCTCGCCTGCTGGGAGGCGCCCAGCGTGGAGGTCGCCCCGGCGCCCGGCGAGACCGTGCTGCTGTACACCGACGGCCTCCTGCGCCGGGCAGGCGACTCGATGGACCGGGCGTTCGCACGGCTCCACTCGGCGGCGGCGAGCGTCCCCAAGGCGCTGCGCCACGACGCCGGATCGGTCGCCGACCATGTGCTGCGCACCGTCCTGCCCGACGGGCCCGAGCAGGGTGACGGCACAGAAGACGTGGTTCTGCTGGCGGCCCGGTTCGACTGA
- a CDS encoding aminopeptidase P family protein, with product MSEELTPENPETEEAEQVKQRKNGLYPGVSDELAASMKSGWADTELHGLEPIAQAGHTADRRAALSARFPGERLVIPAGRLKTRSNDTEYAFRASTEYAYLTGDQTQDGVLVLEPKDDGHQATVYLLPRSNRENGEFWLDGQGELWVGRRHSLAEAEQLLGIPAKDVRELPAALAEATGPVRNVRGHDAGIEAALTDKVTAERDEELRVFLSEARVVKDAFEIAELAKACDITARGFEDVVKVLDKAEATSERYIEGTFFLRARIEGNDIGYGSICAAGPHATTLHWVRNDGAVRSGELLLLDAGVETNDLYTADVTRTLPISGTFTPLQRKIYDAVYEAQEAGIAAVKPGAGFRDFHVAAQLVLTEKLVEWGLLGDRSVEEVLELGLQRRWTLHGTGHMLGMDVHDCAAARTESYVNGTLEPGVCLTVEPGLYFQADDLTVPEEYRGIGVRIEDDILVTEDGNRNLSDQLPRQADEVEAWMARLKG from the coding sequence GTGTCTGAGGAGCTCACCCCGGAGAACCCGGAGACCGAAGAGGCAGAGCAGGTCAAGCAGCGGAAGAACGGCCTGTACCCGGGCGTCTCCGACGAACTCGCCGCGAGCATGAAGTCCGGCTGGGCCGACACCGAGCTGCACGGGCTGGAGCCGATCGCTCAGGCCGGACACACCGCCGACCGTCGCGCCGCGCTCTCCGCCCGCTTCCCCGGCGAGCGGCTGGTCATTCCCGCGGGCCGGCTGAAGACCCGTTCCAATGACACCGAGTACGCCTTCCGCGCCTCCACCGAGTACGCGTACCTGACCGGCGACCAGACCCAGGACGGCGTCCTCGTCCTGGAGCCGAAGGACGACGGCCACCAGGCGACCGTCTACCTGCTGCCGCGCTCGAACCGTGAGAACGGCGAATTCTGGCTCGACGGCCAGGGCGAGCTGTGGGTCGGCCGCCGCCACTCCCTCGCCGAGGCCGAGCAGCTGCTCGGCATCCCGGCGAAGGACGTACGGGAGCTGCCCGCCGCGCTGGCCGAGGCCACCGGCCCGGTCCGTAACGTCCGCGGTCACGACGCCGGCATCGAGGCCGCGCTGACCGACAAGGTCACCGCGGAGCGCGACGAGGAGCTGCGGGTCTTCCTCTCCGAGGCACGCGTGGTCAAGGACGCCTTCGAGATCGCCGAGCTGGCGAAGGCCTGCGACATCACCGCCCGCGGTTTCGAGGACGTCGTGAAGGTCCTCGACAAGGCCGAGGCGACGAGCGAGCGCTACATCGAGGGAACGTTCTTCCTGCGGGCCCGCATCGAGGGCAACGACATCGGCTACGGCTCGATCTGCGCCGCGGGACCGCACGCCACCACCCTGCACTGGGTGCGCAACGACGGCGCGGTGCGCTCCGGCGAGCTGCTGCTGCTCGACGCCGGCGTGGAGACCAACGACCTCTACACGGCCGATGTGACCCGCACCCTTCCCATCAGCGGCACGTTCACGCCGCTGCAGCGGAAGATCTACGACGCGGTGTACGAGGCGCAGGAGGCCGGTATCGCGGCGGTGAAGCCCGGCGCCGGCTTCCGTGACTTCCACGTCGCCGCACAGCTCGTCCTCACCGAGAAGCTCGTCGAGTGGGGTCTGCTCGGCGACCGGTCCGTGGAAGAGGTCCTGGAGCTGGGTCTGCAGCGCCGCTGGACCCTGCACGGCACCGGACACATGCTCGGCATGGACGTCCACGACTGCGCCGCCGCGCGGACGGAGTCGTACGTCAACGGAACGCTGGAGCCGGGGGTGTGTCTCACCGTCGAGCCCGGTCTCTACTTCCAGGCCGACGACCTGACCGTCCCCGAGGAGTACCGCGGCATCGGCGTCCGGATCGAGGACGACATCCTCGTCACCGAGGACGGCAACCGGAACCTCTCGGACCAGTTGCCCCGGCAGGCCGACGAGGTCGAGGCGTGGATGGCCCGGCTCAAGGGCTGA